A window of the Lagopus muta isolate bLagMut1 chromosome 1, bLagMut1 primary, whole genome shotgun sequence genome harbors these coding sequences:
- the GJA8 gene encoding gap junction alpha-8 protein, with translation MGDWSFLGNILEQVNEQSTVIGRVWLTVLFIFRILILGTAAELVWGDEQSDFVCNTQQPGCENVCYDEAFPISHIRLWVLQIIFVSTPSLVYFGHAVHHVRMEEKRKEREEAERRQQAEVDEEKLPLAPNQNKGNNPDGTKKFRLEGTLLRTYIFHIIFKTLFEVGFIVGQYFLYGFRILPLYRCGRWPCPNLVDCFVSRPTEKTIFIMFMLVVASVSLFLNLVEISHLILKRIRRALRRPAEEQMREVPEKPLHAIAVSSIPKAKGYKLLEEEKPVSHYFPLTEVGVEPSPLPSAFNEFEEKIGMGPLEDLSRAFDERLPSYAQAKEPEEEKVRAEEEEEQEEQPAPQEEPGVKKAEEVVSDEVEGPSAPAELASDVRSLSRLSKASSRARSDDLTV, from the coding sequence ATGGGTGACTGGAGTTTCTTGGGGAACATTTTAGAGCAGGTGAACGAGCAGTCCACTGTCATCGGGAGAGTTTGGCTCACAGTGCTCTTCATTTTCCGCATCCTGATCCTGGGAACAGCTGCTGAACTAGTATGGGGAGATGAACAGTCAGACTTTGTGTGCAACACCCAGCAACCTGGTTGTGAGAACGTCTGCTATGATGAGgccttccccatctcccacaTCCGGCTCTGGGTCCTACAGATCATTTTTGTATCCACGCCTTCACTAGTGTACTTTGGGCATGCGGTGCACCACGTCCGCatggaggagaagagaaaagagagggaggaagCTGAGAGGCGTCAGCAAGCCGAGGTGGATGAAGAGAAGCTGCCCCTAGCTCCAAATCAAAACAAGGGCAACAACCCAGATGGGACCAAGAAGTTTCGCCTGGAGGGGACTCTCCTGAGAACATACATCTTCCACATCATTTTCAAAACTCTCTTTGAAGTGGGATTCATAGTTGGCCAGTATTTCCTGTATGGCTTCCGCATTCTCCCCCTTTACCGCTGTGGGCGGTGGCCCTGTCCCAATCTAGTGGACTGTTTTGTCTCCAGGCCTACAGAGAAGACTATCTTTATTATGTTCATGCTCGTGGTGGCTTCTGTGTCCCTCTTCCTCAACCTGGTGGAGATCAGTCACTTGATCCTGAAAAGGATCCGGAGGGCTCTGAGAAGACCAGCAGAAGAGCAAATGAGGGAGGTGCCAGAGAAGCCCCTGCATGCTATTGCAGTGTCCTCCATCCCGAAGGCCAAAGGCTACAAGCTgctagaagaagaaaagccagTGTCCCACTATTTCCCTCTCACGGAAGTAGGGGTTGAGCCCAGTCCCCTTCCATCGGCCTTCAATGAGTTTGAGGAGAAGATCGGAATGGGGCCATTGGAAGATCTCTCCAGGGCATTCGACGAGAGGTTGCCATCGTATGCACAAGCAAAGGAACCGGAAGAGGAGAAGGTaagagcagaggaggaagaggaacaaGAGGAGCAGCCAGCACCTCAGGAAGAACCAGGGGtgaagaaagcagaggaggTGGTGAGCGACGAAGTGGAAGGGCCTTCAGCACCTGCTGAACTTGCCTCTGATGTGAGATCCCTCAGCAGGCTAAGCAAAGCCAGCAGCCGGGCCAGGTCAGACGATTTGACTGTATGA